From one Mytilus trossulus isolate FHL-02 chromosome 10, PNRI_Mtr1.1.1.hap1, whole genome shotgun sequence genomic stretch:
- the LOC134686815 gene encoding catalase-like has product MANRDKATNQLLNFKESQTKPDVLTTGTGAPVGTKTATMTVGPRGPVLLQDFVFTDEMAHFNRERIPERVVHAKGAGAFGYFECTQDISKYCKAKPFEFVGKKTPLGVRFSTVGGESGSADSARDPRGFAVKMYTEDGNWDLVGNNTPIFFIRDPMLFPSFIHTQKRNPETHLKDPDMFWDFITLRPETTHQVSFLFSDRGTPDGYRRMNGYGSHTFKTVNKDGQAYYCKFHFKTDQGIKCLSAEQADKLSSTDPDYAIRDLYNAISEGNFPSWSVNVQIMTFEEAENFRYNPFDLTKIWPQGEFPLIPVGRMVLNRNPKNYFAEVEQIAFSPVHMIPGIEASPDKMLQGRLFSYSDTHRHRLGSNYLQIPVNCPYNARVKNYQRDGPQCVDENQAGAPNYFPNSFTGPQDNPQYLESKFSLSGDVKRYNTADDDNYSQVGVFWRKVLNPAERQRLAENIAGHVCNASEFLQKRVINNFGQADPEYGQMIKQLLDKINAKKRATQVGVPANL; this is encoded by the exons ATGGCAAACAGAGACAAAGCAACAAACCAACttctcaattttaaagaatCACAGACG aaACCTGATGTCTTGACAACTGGAACAGGTGCCCCTGTTGGCACTAAAACAGCCACAATGACAGTTGGACCAAGAGGTCCAGTCCTGTTACAAGACTTTGTCTTCACAGATGAAATGGCCCATTTCAACCGAGAAAGAATACCAGAAAGAGTAGTACATGCAAAAGGAGCTG GAGCATTTGGATACTTTGAGTGCACACAAGATATTTCCAAGTACTGCAAGGCAAAACCATTTGAATTTGTTGGTAAAAAGACACCTCTAGGAGTTAGATTCTCAACAGTTG gagGAGAAAGTGGTTCTGCTGACTCTGCCAGGGATCCCAGAGGATTTGCTGTAAAGATGTATACAGAAGATGGTAACTGGGATCTAGTGGGGAACAATACTCCAATCTTCTTCATCAGAGATCCTATGCTG tttcCAAGCTTCATACATACACAAAAGAGAAACCCAGAAACTCATCTGAAG gatCCAGACATGTTCTGGGATTTCATTACACTTCGACCAGAGACAACCCACCAGGTGTCCTTCCTGTTTTCTGACCGTGGAACCCCTGATGGATATAGACGTATGAATGGTTATGGTAGTCACACATTTAAGACAGTCAACAAGGACGGACAGGCATACTACTGCAAATTCCACTTCAAG aCTGACCAAGGTATAAAATGTCTGAGTGCTGAGCAAGCAGACAAGCTGTCTTCAACTGATCCAGATTATGCCATCCGTGATTTATACAATGCCATCTCAGAAGGGAATTTCCCTTCATGGTCAGTGAACGTCCAGATTATGACTTTTGAAGAGGCAGAAAATTTCAGATATAATCCTTTTGATCTTACAAAG ATTTGGCCTCAAGGAGAATTTCCTTTGATCCCTGTTGGAAGAATGGTTTTAAACAGGAACCCAAAGAATTACTTTGCTGAAGTAGAACAGATAGCCTTCTCTCCTGTTCATATGATTCCAGGGATAGAAGCCAGTCCAGATAAAATGTTACAG gGAAGATTATTCTCCTACTCAGACACACACAGACACAGACTTGGTAGTAACTACCTCCAGATACCAGTCAATTGTCCATATAATGCCAGAGTTAAAAATTACCAGAGAGATGGCCCACAATGTGTTGATGAAAACCAAG CTGGAGCACCTAACTACTTCCCCAACAGTTTTACTGGACCACAGGACAATCCTCAGTACTTAGAGTCTAAATTCAGCCTTAGTGGTGATGTCAAACGTTATAACACAGCTGATGACGACAACTATTCACAAGTTGGTGTATTCTGGAGAAAG gtACTGAACCCAGCAGAAAGACAAAGACTAGCAGAAAATATTGCTGGCCATGTTTGTAATGCATCAGAATTCCTACAGAAACGAGTAATCAACAACTTTGGACAGGCTGACCCAGAATACggacaaatgataaaacaattattagatAAAATTAATGCCAAAAAGAGGGCAACACAG